The following proteins are encoded in a genomic region of Hymenobacter siberiensis:
- a CDS encoding MbnP family protein, whose translation MKRFSISALFCTLTLATLALAGCKKDEVVAAPPTVSLEFEQTVGADLLVLDTKTYTTLAGDQFRISIFRQYISNIVFTKTDGSTYAVPDSYYLLDAAKPDSRHLTLTGVPAGDYKGITFTIGVDSVHNVSGVQKGALDPNNNMFWTWNSGYIFTKLEGYSAQSTTSALTFHIGGFKAPNNTIRTVSPAFPSGMTLLVRADHSPEIHLNVDLLKLFSGPSTIRFATLSDVQSPGSNAVKVANNYAAGMYSVEHIHAN comes from the coding sequence ATGAAACGCTTTTCTATTTCCGCCCTTTTCTGTACGTTAACCCTTGCTACGCTCGCGCTTGCGGGCTGCAAGAAAGATGAAGTAGTGGCCGCTCCGCCCACGGTATCCCTCGAATTTGAGCAGACCGTGGGGGCCGACCTGCTGGTACTGGACACCAAAACCTATACTACGCTGGCCGGCGACCAGTTCAGAATCAGCATTTTCCGGCAGTACATCTCCAACATCGTCTTCACAAAAACCGACGGCTCGACGTATGCCGTGCCCGACAGCTACTACCTGCTGGACGCCGCCAAGCCCGACTCCCGCCACCTCACCCTCACCGGCGTGCCGGCCGGCGACTACAAGGGCATCACCTTCACCATTGGGGTCGATAGCGTGCACAATGTTTCGGGCGTGCAGAAAGGCGCGCTCGACCCCAACAACAACATGTTCTGGACCTGGAATTCGGGCTACATCTTCACCAAGCTCGAAGGGTACTCCGCACAGTCCACCACGTCGGCCCTCACGTTCCACATTGGGGGCTTTAAAGCGCCAAACAACACCATCCGGACCGTTTCGCCGGCTTTTCCCAGCGGAATGACCCTGCTGGTGCGCGCCGACCACAGCCCCGAAATCCACCTGAATGTGGACTTGCTCAAGCTCTTCAGTGGGCCGAGCACCATTCGATTTGCGACGCTGTCTGACGTGCAGTCGCCGGGGAGCAATGCGGTGAAAGTGGCCAATAACTACGCGGCCGGCATGTATTCGGTCGAGCACATCCACGCCAACTAG
- a CDS encoding site-2 protease family protein, translating into MPFPENTPLPSPEPDFADFPAGHGPADVAAPLATDAPGRLARARGLFRRFERPEPSAGRTAALHIGLFLVTLVTTTLAGIQLTRGAVDFLPLEVFQLRGAALWVELRRGLWFALPFLGVLTVHEFGHYFTARYNRVRASLPYYIPFPMGLGTFGAIIRIRERIFSRREFFDIGLAGPLAGFLVAVPLLIYGFTHLPPLAYLYAIHPDYAQYGADYARHVYGAKELANGLTLARPLLYQWLENAFADHARLPHPLELLHYPVLLAGSLSLFFTALNLLPMGQLDGGHILYGLLGPGRFNRMVPVLFTGFIFYAGLGLFSLHDDWQTWLYGGPVYAGYLALIFWRVFPRPRQGLLLAAGIWAGQVAGAALLPGIVGNPGWLVFGLLLGRFTGIYHPPAPDERPLSPGRQLLGWLMVAIFVLCFTPSPFA; encoded by the coding sequence GTGCCTTTCCCCGAGAATACGCCCCTGCCCAGTCCTGAACCTGATTTTGCGGACTTCCCTGCCGGGCACGGTCCGGCCGATGTGGCCGCCCCGTTGGCCACCGATGCGCCCGGCCGCCTGGCCCGGGCGCGGGGGCTATTCCGGCGCTTCGAGCGGCCGGAGCCGTCGGCTGGGCGCACGGCGGCGCTGCACATCGGGCTATTCCTGGTCACGCTGGTTACCACTACGCTGGCCGGCATTCAGCTCACGCGCGGTGCGGTCGATTTCCTGCCGCTCGAGGTATTTCAGCTGCGCGGGGCGGCCCTGTGGGTGGAGCTGCGGCGCGGGCTGTGGTTTGCGCTGCCGTTTCTGGGGGTACTCACGGTGCACGAGTTCGGGCATTATTTCACGGCGCGCTACAACCGGGTGCGCGCTTCGCTGCCCTATTACATTCCGTTTCCGATGGGGCTGGGCACGTTTGGGGCCATCATCCGGATTCGGGAGCGGATTTTTTCGCGGCGCGAGTTTTTCGATATCGGGCTGGCCGGGCCGCTGGCGGGCTTTCTGGTGGCGGTGCCGCTGCTGATTTACGGCTTCACGCACCTGCCGCCGCTGGCGTATCTGTACGCCATCCACCCAGACTACGCCCAATATGGGGCCGACTATGCGCGGCATGTGTATGGAGCCAAGGAGCTGGCCAACGGCCTCACCCTGGCCCGTCCGCTGCTCTATCAATGGTTGGAAAACGCCTTTGCCGACCACGCCCGCCTGCCCCACCCGCTGGAGCTGCTGCACTACCCCGTGCTGCTGGCCGGCTCGCTCAGCCTGTTTTTCACGGCCCTCAACCTGCTGCCCATGGGCCAGCTCGACGGCGGCCACATTCTGTACGGGCTGCTGGGGCCGGGGCGCTTTAATCGAATGGTACCGGTGCTGTTCACAGGTTTTATTTTCTATGCCGGGCTGGGGCTGTTTTCGCTGCACGACGACTGGCAGACCTGGCTGTATGGCGGGCCGGTGTACGCGGGGTATCTGGCGCTGATATTCTGGCGGGTATTTCCCCGGCCGCGCCAGGGGCTGCTGCTGGCGGCGGGCATCTGGGCGGGGCAGGTGGCGGGGGCCGCGCTGCTGCCGGGCATCGTGGGCAACCCCGGCTGGCTGGTATTCGGGCTGCTGCTGGGGCGCTTCACGGGCATCTATCACCCGCCCGCACCCGATGAGCGCCCCCTGAGCCCGGGCCGGCAGCTGCTGGGCTGGCTGATGGTGGCTATTTTTGTACTCTGCTTCACCCCCAGCCCATTTGCTTAG
- a CDS encoding HAD family hydrolase, whose amino-acid sequence MLPHLLFDFGGVIIDIDYDATPTAMRRLSRAGSTIAFSQASQAELFDRFETGHLTPAEFRAGLRAAYALDATDAELDAAWHAMLLDVPAERLALIGELRRQGHQTALLSNTNKLHITEINQRLAGQYGFQNGIADVLDRVFYSQEMGLRKPGEEIFRHALREMNWQPKDVLFIEDSPQHIATARRLGLQVLHLAPPLTLLTALPEALRAFPREYAPAQS is encoded by the coding sequence ATGCTTCCCCACTTATTGTTCGATTTCGGCGGTGTCATCATTGACATTGATTACGATGCCACCCCCACCGCCATGCGCCGGCTGAGCCGCGCGGGCAGCACCATAGCCTTTTCGCAGGCTAGCCAGGCCGAGTTGTTCGACCGCTTCGAAACCGGCCACCTCACGCCCGCCGAATTCCGGGCCGGCCTGCGCGCCGCCTACGCCCTCGATGCCACCGATGCCGAGCTGGATGCCGCCTGGCACGCCATGTTGCTCGACGTGCCCGCCGAGCGTCTCGCCCTCATTGGCGAGCTGCGCCGGCAGGGCCACCAAACGGCGCTGCTCTCCAACACCAACAAGCTGCACATTACCGAAATAAACCAGCGCCTGGCCGGCCAATACGGCTTCCAAAACGGCATTGCCGACGTACTCGACCGCGTGTTCTACTCCCAGGAGATGGGCCTGCGCAAGCCGGGCGAGGAAATATTCCGGCACGCGCTGCGCGAAATGAACTGGCAGCCCAAAGACGTGTTGTTTATCGAAGACAGCCCGCAGCACATTGCCACCGCCCGCCGCCTGGGGCTGCAGGTGCTGCACCTGGCCCCGCCGCTCACCCTCCTCACCGCCCTGCCCGAAGCCCTCCGTGCCTTTCCCCGAGAATACGCCCCTGCCCAGTCCTGA
- a CDS encoding SDR family oxidoreductase yields the protein MTNRWNLNGRRALVTGGTKGIGLAIAEELLALGAEVLIVARNETEVAAAVADWTARSLPATGLAADVSTEAGRAAIMAQIQAQWQGLDLLINNVGTNIRKGFNDYTTAEYERLFQVNLFSIIEMCRAVHPLLKASGHAAIVNVGSVAGRFDVGTGAYYSMTKAAEEQLGRNLAVEWAPDGIRVNTVSPWFIRTPLTAGLMARPDFMAKVEARTPMGRVGEPDEIAAAVAFLCLPGAAYITGQCLLVDGGMSAKGM from the coding sequence ATGACCAATCGCTGGAATCTAAACGGCCGCCGCGCCCTCGTGACAGGGGGCACCAAGGGCATTGGCCTGGCCATTGCCGAAGAGCTCCTGGCCCTGGGCGCCGAAGTGCTGATAGTAGCCCGCAACGAAACCGAAGTAGCCGCTGCCGTGGCCGACTGGACTGCCCGCAGCCTCCCCGCCACCGGCCTGGCCGCCGACGTGAGCACCGAGGCCGGCCGGGCCGCCATCATGGCCCAAATCCAGGCCCAATGGCAGGGGCTCGACCTGCTCATCAACAACGTGGGCACCAACATCCGCAAGGGCTTCAACGACTATACTACCGCCGAATACGAGCGGCTGTTTCAGGTGAACCTGTTCAGCATCATTGAGATGTGCCGGGCCGTCCACCCGCTCCTGAAAGCCTCCGGGCACGCGGCTATCGTGAATGTGGGCTCGGTGGCAGGCCGCTTCGACGTGGGCACCGGTGCCTACTACAGCATGACCAAAGCCGCCGAAGAGCAGCTCGGCCGCAACCTGGCCGTGGAGTGGGCCCCCGACGGCATCCGGGTGAATACGGTATCGCCGTGGTTCATCCGCACGCCGCTCACGGCGGGGCTTATGGCCCGGCCCGACTTCATGGCCAAGGTGGAGGCCCGCACGCCCATGGGCCGCGTGGGCGAGCCCGACGAAATTGCCGCCGCCGTGGCCTTCCTGTGCCTGCCCGGTGCGGCCTACATCACCGGGCAGTGCCTGCTGGTAGATGGCGGCATGAGCGCCAAAGGCATGTAA
- a CDS encoding DMT family transporter, with protein MEVCWTYSLKALSMQRIKEIAWAHSLGQPALLLPVLPLLAYVGFGLANVIFLSQAMRSIPTATAYSAWMALAVVGIKLVDLLYLKQPFSWLSVFYTSLIIIGVLGLRRIE; from the coding sequence ATGGAAGTTTGCTGGACGTATAGCCTCAAGGCACTGAGCATGCAGCGCATCAAGGAGATAGCCTGGGCGCACAGCCTGGGCCAGCCGGCGCTGCTGCTACCAGTGCTGCCGCTGCTGGCCTACGTAGGCTTTGGGCTGGCCAACGTCATTTTCCTCTCGCAGGCCATGCGCAGCATTCCCACGGCCACCGCCTACTCGGCCTGGATGGCGCTGGCCGTGGTCGGCATCAAACTGGTGGATTTGCTCTACCTCAAACAGCCGTTTTCCTGGCTGAGCGTTTTTTACACCAGCCTCATTATCATTGGCGTACTGGGCCTGCGGCGAATAGAATAG
- a CDS encoding sterol desaturase family protein, with product MHHVELITTAILLVWVAIVITLERIIPYRKGLPFFREGFWTDLVLYTFVQSFALKIIIFDYIILPLDQHFGFSKLHFVTGWPIWAQVLFFVVTHDFYIYWFHRFQHSSPLFWRTHEAHHSGKQVDWLAGSRSHALEIIINQTIEFAPIILLGADPMVVPIKACIDAVWGIWIHCNIDVRSGRLQYVINGPEMHLWHHADHEEVFYANFSTKFAFWDWIFGTAYRPDHKPLKWGLPYAFPKDYFSQHVFSVARFDEDELARRSPLFRAYHGVRLRVLKRLTDRVPALRPLHGWPVPEAYSETIPAQRPGGNFGQNPAPAASSHPPTTAASSR from the coding sequence ATGCATCACGTCGAACTCATCACCACGGCCATTCTGCTCGTTTGGGTGGCCATCGTGATTACACTGGAGCGTATCATCCCGTACCGCAAGGGCCTGCCGTTTTTCCGCGAGGGCTTCTGGACCGACCTCGTGCTCTACACCTTCGTGCAGAGCTTCGCCCTGAAAATCATCATTTTCGACTACATCATTCTGCCGCTCGACCAGCATTTTGGGTTCTCGAAGCTGCATTTTGTGACGGGCTGGCCCATCTGGGCGCAGGTGCTGTTTTTCGTGGTTACCCACGATTTCTACATCTACTGGTTTCATCGGTTTCAGCACAGCAGCCCGCTGTTCTGGCGCACCCACGAGGCGCACCACTCCGGCAAGCAGGTCGACTGGCTGGCCGGTTCCCGCTCGCACGCCCTGGAAATTATTATCAACCAGACCATTGAGTTTGCCCCCATTATTCTGCTGGGAGCCGACCCCATGGTGGTGCCCATCAAGGCCTGCATCGATGCCGTGTGGGGCATCTGGATTCACTGCAACATTGATGTGCGCTCGGGCCGCCTGCAATACGTCATCAACGGCCCCGAGATGCACCTCTGGCACCACGCCGACCACGAGGAAGTATTCTACGCCAACTTTTCGACCAAATTTGCTTTCTGGGACTGGATTTTTGGCACTGCCTACCGCCCCGACCACAAGCCCCTGAAATGGGGCCTGCCCTACGCTTTCCCGAAGGATTATTTCAGCCAGCACGTCTTTTCCGTGGCCCGCTTCGATGAAGACGAGTTAGCCCGGCGCTCGCCGTTGTTTCGCGCCTACCACGGCGTGCGGCTGCGGGTGTTAAAGCGCCTGACCGACCGCGTGCCGGCCCTGCGCCCGCTGCACGGCTGGCCCGTGCCCGAGGCTTATTCCGAAACCATTCCCGCGCAGCGGCCAGGCGGTAATTTCGGCCAAAATCCGGCCCCGGCCGCTTCATCTCATCCGCCCACCACGGCCGCCTCGTCTCGTTGA
- a CDS encoding N-acetylneuraminate synthase family protein, translating into MQAIEIRKNRFIGAGHPAYIIAEIGINHNGSLDLAKQLISEAAKAGCDAVKFQKRTPELCVPKDQWEKQRDTPWGRMSYIDYKRKTEFSQAEYTAIDDYCRALGIDWFASCWDEPSVDFMEQFAPVLYKMASASLTDKPLLDRVRATGRPLMLSTGMSTMDEIHQAVKWVGLDKLMIAHSTSSYPCPPAELNLRMVPVLQGMFPATPIGYSGHETGLATTVAAVALGAAFVERHFTLDRAMWGSDHAASVEPGGMAKLVRDIRDVEEGLGDGVKRVYDSELEPRARLRRELTPNQE; encoded by the coding sequence ATGCAAGCTATTGAAATCCGTAAAAACCGGTTTATCGGCGCGGGCCACCCGGCCTACATCATTGCCGAAATCGGCATCAACCACAACGGCTCCCTCGACCTGGCCAAGCAACTGATTTCGGAAGCCGCCAAGGCCGGTTGCGATGCCGTAAAATTTCAGAAGCGTACGCCCGAGCTGTGCGTGCCCAAAGACCAGTGGGAAAAGCAGCGCGACACCCCCTGGGGCCGGATGAGCTACATCGACTACAAGCGCAAAACCGAGTTCAGCCAGGCCGAATACACCGCCATCGACGACTATTGCCGCGCCCTGGGCATCGACTGGTTTGCCTCGTGCTGGGATGAGCCGTCGGTGGATTTCATGGAGCAGTTTGCGCCCGTGCTCTATAAAATGGCCTCCGCCTCCCTCACCGACAAGCCCCTGCTCGACCGCGTGCGCGCCACCGGCCGCCCGCTGATGCTGAGCACCGGCATGAGCACCATGGACGAAATCCACCAGGCCGTGAAATGGGTGGGGCTAGATAAGCTGATGATTGCGCACTCCACCTCCTCCTACCCCTGCCCGCCCGCCGAGCTGAACTTACGCATGGTGCCCGTACTGCAAGGCATGTTCCCGGCCACGCCCATCGGCTACTCGGGCCACGAAACCGGCCTGGCTACCACCGTAGCCGCTGTTGCGCTGGGAGCCGCCTTCGTGGAGCGCCACTTCACCCTCGACCGCGCCATGTGGGGCTCCGACCACGCCGCCTCGGTGGAGCCGGGCGGCATGGCCAAGCTCGTGCGCGACATCCGCGACGTGGAGGAAGGCCTCGGCGATGGCGTGAAGCGCGTGTACGACTCCGAGCTGGAGCCCCGCGCCCGCCTGCGCCGCGAGCTGACGCCGAACCAGGAGTAG
- a CDS encoding SDR family oxidoreductase yields MNLFSLTSKTAIVTGACGLIGQKHCAALAEAGANVVVADLNAEAATAVAFGLGGGPHLGLAVDVTSPESLAAARDQILAHFGHIDVLVNNAAINDMFENPALAADLSKFENFPLATFQKVLEVNVTGVFLAAQVFGTPMAQQGHGSIINVASTYGMVGPDQSIYRNEAGEQTFYKSPSYPMTKGAVVNFTRYLAAYWGAAGVRVNTLSPGGVENSQDEFFIKQYSAKTPLGRMATPTDYQGAVVFLASDASAYMTGANLVVDGGWTAI; encoded by the coding sequence TTGAACCTCTTCTCCCTCACCAGTAAAACTGCCATCGTCACCGGGGCCTGCGGGCTCATCGGCCAGAAGCACTGCGCCGCATTGGCCGAGGCCGGGGCCAATGTGGTAGTAGCCGACCTGAATGCCGAAGCCGCTACCGCTGTGGCCTTCGGGTTGGGCGGCGGCCCGCACCTGGGCCTGGCCGTTGACGTGACCAGCCCGGAGTCGTTGGCTGCCGCGCGCGACCAGATTCTGGCGCACTTCGGCCACATTGATGTGCTGGTGAACAATGCCGCCATCAACGACATGTTTGAGAACCCCGCGCTGGCGGCCGATTTGAGCAAGTTTGAAAACTTCCCGCTGGCCACTTTCCAGAAAGTGCTGGAGGTGAACGTGACGGGCGTGTTTCTGGCGGCGCAGGTGTTCGGCACCCCCATGGCGCAGCAGGGCCACGGCTCCATCATCAACGTGGCCAGCACTTATGGCATGGTTGGCCCCGACCAGAGCATCTACCGCAACGAGGCCGGCGAACAGACGTTTTACAAGTCGCCCTCCTACCCCATGACCAAGGGCGCGGTGGTAAATTTCACCCGCTACCTGGCGGCCTACTGGGGCGCGGCCGGCGTGCGCGTGAACACGCTTTCGCCCGGCGGCGTGGAAAATAGCCAGGACGAGTTTTTCATCAAACAATACAGTGCCAAAACCCCGCTGGGCCGCATGGCCACGCCCACCGACTACCAGGGCGCGGTCGTATTTCTGGCTTCGGATGCCTCGGCCTATATGACCGGAGCCAACCTGGTCGTGGATGGCGGCTGGACGGCCATCTAA
- a CDS encoding aminotransferase class III-fold pyridoxal phosphate-dependent enzyme, with translation MPNTVSSNENYPDITKSDELYARAQKIMTPVTQTLAKGPGQYTKGVSPKYVKRAKGSHIWDVDGNEYLDFQMGIGPISLGYAYERVDNAIRAQLEDGITFSMMHELEVELSELIHEIIPNAESIRISKTGADVCSAAVRVARAFTGRDKVLCCGYHGWHDWYIGTTSRDKGIPQETKDLTAAFEYNNIDSLKALLDENVACVILEPFIFDAPKDNFLHEVERLCKENGTLLIFDEMWTGFRVAVGGAQEYFGITPDLAVYSKAFANGMPIALLTGRRDVMELFEQDVFFFTTFGGEALSMAAAVATIAEMREKNVPARLAEQGKKLKDGYNEIAAELGLTSYTKCYGYDCRSIVTFDPSAGNGMELKAFMQQELFKRGIMWGGFHNMCFSHSDEDVAYTLATYREVLPLLKEAIEAGDVAARLLGEPVEAVFRKVTNAAPAKAK, from the coding sequence ATGCCAAACACCGTTTCCTCCAACGAAAACTACCCCGACATCACCAAATCGGATGAGCTGTACGCTCGGGCGCAGAAAATCATGACGCCGGTGACGCAGACCCTCGCCAAAGGCCCCGGCCAGTACACCAAAGGCGTGAGCCCCAAGTACGTGAAGCGCGCCAAAGGCTCCCATATCTGGGACGTGGACGGCAACGAGTACCTTGATTTTCAGATGGGTATCGGCCCCATTTCGCTGGGCTATGCTTACGAGCGGGTTGATAATGCCATCCGGGCCCAGCTCGAAGACGGCATCACCTTCTCGATGATGCACGAGCTGGAAGTGGAGCTCTCGGAGCTGATTCATGAGATTATCCCGAACGCCGAGAGCATCCGCATCAGCAAGACCGGCGCGGATGTGTGCTCGGCGGCGGTACGCGTGGCCCGGGCCTTCACCGGCCGCGACAAGGTGCTGTGCTGTGGCTACCACGGCTGGCACGACTGGTACATCGGCACCACCAGCCGCGACAAGGGCATCCCGCAGGAAACCAAGGACCTGACCGCTGCTTTTGAGTACAACAACATCGACTCACTCAAAGCCCTGCTCGATGAAAACGTGGCCTGCGTGATTCTGGAGCCGTTTATTTTCGATGCGCCCAAGGACAACTTCCTCCACGAAGTGGAACGACTCTGCAAGGAAAACGGCACGCTGCTCATCTTCGATGAGATGTGGACCGGCTTCCGGGTGGCCGTGGGCGGCGCGCAGGAGTATTTCGGCATCACGCCCGATTTGGCGGTGTATTCCAAGGCATTTGCCAACGGCATGCCCATTGCCCTGCTCACCGGCCGGCGCGATGTGATGGAGCTATTTGAGCAGGATGTCTTCTTCTTCACCACCTTTGGCGGCGAGGCGCTGAGCATGGCCGCCGCCGTGGCGACCATCGCCGAGATGCGCGAAAAGAACGTGCCCGCCCGCCTCGCCGAGCAGGGCAAAAAACTCAAGGATGGCTACAACGAAATCGCCGCAGAGCTGGGCCTGACCAGCTACACGAAATGCTACGGCTACGACTGCCGCAGCATCGTGACCTTCGACCCCTCGGCTGGCAACGGCATGGAGCTGAAGGCCTTCATGCAGCAGGAGCTATTCAAGCGCGGCATCATGTGGGGCGGCTTCCACAACATGTGCTTCTCGCACTCGGATGAGGACGTGGCCTATACACTGGCCACCTACCGCGAGGTGCTGCCGCTGCTGAAGGAAGCCATCGAAGCCGGCGACGTAGCCGCGCGCCTGCTGGGCGAGCCGGTGGAAGCTGTGTTCCGCAAAGTGACCAATGCTGCGCCGGCGAAGGCGAAGTAA
- a CDS encoding transketolase family protein, protein MTMTYEELIKETALADERIVVMTAENRALIRNLPAVLGPRFIDTGITEQTLIGAAAGLALRGRVPILHALATFLTLRAFEFIRTDVGIGQLPVKLSGFVPGFLSDGNGPTHQAIEDVSLMRGIPGMTVFAPADEADMLAMLPAIWASPAPAYVRINTRPATYEHTPFEMGKAEIVAEGTDITILTYGMLFEQTLVARELLMQQSKSVGLINLRSLKPIDEEALLAVARRGGLLVTVEDHFVTGGLFSILAEVLLRHQLTARVLPLALEERWYRPGRLSAVLEYEGFTGHHIARRITEHLGESGASIAAGPAVLENQFAE, encoded by the coding sequence ATGACCATGACCTACGAAGAGCTAATTAAAGAAACCGCCCTCGCCGATGAGCGCATCGTGGTGATGACCGCCGAAAACCGCGCCCTCATCCGCAACCTCCCGGCCGTGCTCGGCCCGCGCTTCATCGATACGGGCATCACCGAGCAAACCCTTATTGGCGCGGCCGCCGGCCTGGCCCTGCGCGGCCGCGTGCCGATTCTGCACGCGCTGGCCACCTTCCTCACGCTACGGGCCTTTGAGTTCATCCGCACCGATGTGGGCATCGGCCAGCTGCCGGTGAAACTAAGCGGCTTCGTGCCCGGCTTCCTTTCCGACGGCAACGGCCCCACCCACCAGGCCATTGAGGACGTGAGTTTGATGCGCGGCATCCCCGGCATGACGGTTTTTGCCCCCGCCGACGAGGCCGACATGCTGGCCATGCTGCCCGCCATCTGGGCCTCGCCCGCGCCGGCCTACGTGCGCATCAACACCCGCCCCGCCACCTATGAGCACACCCCTTTCGAGATGGGCAAGGCCGAAATCGTGGCCGAGGGCACCGACATCACCATCCTCACCTACGGCATGCTCTTCGAACAAACGCTGGTGGCACGCGAGCTGCTGATGCAGCAGAGTAAGTCGGTGGGCCTGATTAACCTGCGCAGCCTCAAGCCCATCGATGAGGAAGCGCTGCTGGCCGTGGCACGGCGCGGCGGCCTCCTAGTAACGGTGGAGGACCATTTTGTAACCGGCGGCCTCTTTTCCATTCTGGCCGAAGTGCTGCTGCGCCACCAGCTCACGGCCCGCGTACTGCCGCTGGCGCTGGAGGAGCGCTGGTACCGCCCCGGCCGCCTGAGCGCGGTGCTGGAGTACGAAGGCTTCACCGGCCACCACATTGCCCGGCGTATTACGGAGCATCTGGGCGAGTCGGGCGCGAGTATTGCCGCCGGCCCGGCCGTGCTGGAAAACCAGTTTGCCGAGTAG
- a CDS encoding transketolase, with translation MTSEKQQKLEALALRVREHIVRLSTDGGCFTGASLSCADLLVYLYADCLNVRPDNLTDPTRDYLFLSKGHDVPALYGTFVELGFIDKARLDQHLSTDDHIYWHPNRNVPGVEFHSGSLGHLPSVALGVAMDCRMRGQDNKVIVITGDGELNEGTVWESLLVASAHKVNNLTLVVDRNHFQANVATEDLIPLEPLAPKFEAFGCEVRRIDGHDFAQLEEAFAALPFSDTKPSVIICDTVRGRGLPSIEARADRWFCNFSSEEVTELLKELHTQEATRLTSETLTVR, from the coding sequence ATGACGTCTGAAAAACAACAGAAACTAGAAGCCCTGGCCCTGCGTGTGCGCGAGCACATCGTGCGCCTGAGCACCGATGGCGGCTGCTTCACCGGCGCGTCGCTGAGCTGCGCCGACCTGCTGGTGTATCTCTACGCCGACTGCCTGAACGTGCGGCCCGACAACCTCACCGACCCTACCCGCGACTACCTGTTCCTGAGCAAGGGCCACGATGTGCCCGCCCTCTATGGCACTTTCGTAGAGCTCGGCTTCATCGACAAAGCCCGCCTCGACCAGCACCTGAGCACCGACGACCACATTTACTGGCACCCCAACCGCAATGTGCCGGGCGTGGAATTCCACTCGGGCTCGCTGGGCCACCTGCCCAGCGTAGCCCTGGGCGTGGCGATGGACTGCCGCATGCGCGGCCAGGACAACAAAGTCATCGTCATCACCGGCGATGGCGAGCTGAACGAGGGCACCGTCTGGGAAAGCCTACTGGTGGCCAGCGCCCACAAAGTCAATAACCTGACCCTGGTGGTCGACCGCAACCACTTCCAAGCCAACGTGGCCACCGAAGACCTGATTCCGCTGGAGCCGCTGGCCCCCAAGTTCGAAGCCTTCGGCTGCGAAGTGCGGCGCATCGACGGGCACGATTTCGCGCAGCTGGAAGAAGCGTTTGCTGCCCTCCCCTTCTCCGATACCAAGCCCTCAGTCATCATCTGCGACACGGTGCGCGGGCGCGGCCTGCCCAGCATTGAGGCCCGGGCCGACCGCTGGTTCTGCAACTTCTCTTCGGAGGAAGTGACAGAGCTGCTGAAGGAGCTGCACACCCAGGAAGCCACCCGCCTGACCAGCGAAACGTTAACTGTGCGGTAA
- a CDS encoding cytidylyltransferase domain-containing protein, which produces MSVPKILTVMQARMGSSRLPGKVLLPLAGQPLLVRMVERVQRAHLAGTVVVATTTEAADDAIAALCATHGLEYFRGDALDLLDRHYQAARHYQADVVLKIPSDCPLIDPAVIDEVVGFYLHFADRYDFVSNLHPATFPDGNDVEVMPIAALETAWREAQRPLEREHTTPFFWENTDRFRLANVKWDTGQDFSMSHRWTIDYPEDYNFIKAVYDALYPTNPTFGLDDILQLLNKRPDIAQLNAHLAGVNWYRNHLTELKTVDASQTRKI; this is translated from the coding sequence ATGTCCGTTCCCAAGATTCTGACCGTTATGCAGGCCCGCATGGGCTCATCGCGCCTGCCGGGCAAGGTGCTGCTGCCGCTGGCCGGCCAGCCCCTGCTGGTGCGCATGGTGGAGCGGGTGCAACGCGCCCACCTGGCCGGCACCGTGGTAGTAGCCACCACCACGGAGGCCGCCGACGACGCCATTGCCGCGCTGTGCGCCACCCACGGCCTCGAATATTTCCGGGGCGATGCCCTCGATTTGCTCGACCGCCACTACCAGGCCGCCCGCCACTACCAGGCCGATGTGGTGCTGAAAATCCCGTCCGACTGCCCGCTCATCGACCCGGCCGTGATTGACGAAGTAGTGGGTTTCTACCTGCACTTTGCCGACCGCTACGACTTTGTGAGCAACCTGCACCCCGCTACTTTCCCCGATGGCAATGATGTAGAAGTGATGCCCATCGCCGCGCTGGAAACCGCCTGGCGCGAGGCCCAACGGCCCTTGGAGCGCGAGCACACCACGCCCTTTTTCTGGGAAAACACCGACCGGTTCCGGCTGGCCAATGTGAAGTGGGATACGGGTCAGGACTTCTCAATGAGCCACCGCTGGACCATCGACTACCCGGAAGACTACAATTTCATAAAGGCCGTTTATGACGCGCTGTACCCGACCAACCCAACCTTTGGCCTTGATGATATTCTGCAGTTGCTGAATAAGCGCCCGGATATTGCTCAACTCAACGCTCACCTGGCCGGCGTGAATTGGTACCGCAACCATTTGACAGAGCTGAAAACCGTGGACGCCTCGCAAACCCGAAAAATCTAG